The sequence AAGATGCTCCTAAGTATGTACAGTAGGAGCCTATCCTACACTTGCTTGTAGGaaagagtatgctggagcctatcctacacTTGCTTGTAGGAAAGATGCTACTAAGTATGTACAGTCAGAGCCTATCCTACACTTGACTGTAGGGAAGATGCTACtaaatatgctggagcctatcctacacTTGCCTGTAGGAAAGATACTACTAAGTATGTACAGTAGGAGCCTATCCTACACTTGCTTGTAGGAGAGATGCTatcaagtatgctggagcctatcccacactTGACTGTCAGAAAGATGCTActaagtatgctggagcctatcctacacTTGACTGTAGGAAAGATGCTACtaaatatgctggagcctattctacACTTGCTTGTAGGAAAGATGCTActaagtatgctggagcctatcctacacTTGCTTGTAGGAAAGATGCTATTAAGTATGTACAGTAGGAGCCTATCCTACACTCGCTTGAAGGAAAGACGCTACTAAGTATGTAGAGTAGGAGCCTATCCTACACTAGACTGTAGGAAAGATGCTACTtactgtgctggagcctatcctacacTTGACTGAAGGAAATATATTACTATGTATGTAGAGTAGGAGACTATCCTACACTTGCCTGTAGGAAAGATGCTACTAAGTATGTACAGTAGGAGCCTATCCTACAATTGCCTGTAGGAAAGATACTACTAATTATGTACAGTAGGAGCCTATACTACACTTGCTTGTAGGAGAGATGCTatcaagtatgctggagcctatcccacactTGACTGTCAGGAAGATGCTACTAAGTATGCTAAAGCCTATTCTACACTTGCCTGTAGGAAACATGCTACTAaatatgctagagcctatcctaCAGTTGCTTGCAGGAAAAATGCTATTAAGTATGTACAGTAGGAGCCTATCCTACACTTGACTGTAAGAAAGATGCTACTAAGTATGTAGAGTAGGAGCCTATCCTACACTTGCCTATAGGAAAGATGCTATCAAGTATGGAGCCTAAAGGTACGCCACAATCTAACTTGCCAGACCTGATTGGCGACATGTGACCTTTGAATGTGTATCCTGATTGAAAAGAAGGCAACGCTATTGAACGCCATCGCTTGTTTCTCACTCGCCATTCATTGGTCAGCGCGCTTTCAGGCCGTGTCATGTGATCCAGACACTTCCTTTACCAAAGAAGGGAAGTGCGTTGCTTCAATCTAGCCTAGCGTCATCAACCACTTCTCCAGCATTGCATAATCGTTTGCGTGAATGGGGAAGATATTTAGGCTCCGACCTCTCTGGTTCTCCCAGTTGGCCCTCCTCCTGGCAGGCAGCTTTTCCCACATGGGCATGTCTTCCCCGGAAGACCGGGAGATGCATCTGGAGTGTGGAACGTCacaccaggtgtcttcgggGCAACAGTGGCGCTTGTCTTCGCAGCACACAGCCTGTCGGCGTTCAGAGGGGGAACGTCATTGTTTAAGGGTAGGGGGGCCGGGTTAGTCATAAAAGCGGCTTGGACATCACAGTCAGCATTCCGGGTGTTTTCCCGTTTGAAGCTAAATCAGCATCCCAAAGAAAAGAGTATACCCTTGGCGCGGGGCAGCATGCCCACTTGCCCTCTGGATTCTCACAGCAAGTGGAAGCATTGGGACACTCGGTGGCTCCGCCAGGGCATACGATCACTGCCGGGGAGGCTTCTGCTTCAATCCAAAATGTCCGCAAAAATTAAGATTAAGGAAAATTGCACTTtagtttggaattttgcccaacttccacaatccttatgtgagacgtgAACACACATCCTTGTCTTTTccgtgtgttctaaagatataaaaacagataaacgCGGCAGCTACTaatgctagtcgctagccggctagtagctagctggtGTGGCGATGTGTCACTATACCAGTAACGGAGTTTCGATGTCGCTGGAGCTTGGATAGAATGGAGGTCACATGATGGAAACTGagcattctttgtttttttatgggcAGAATagattcttagctgcctctttatCTGTTTGTGTATCTTTATAACACCAAATAAAGAAACACATGTATTCATGTGTCACattaggattgtggatgatggctaGAATTCCATAAAAAGCAAGCAGGTGACCAAAGGTGACCTTCTTTACCCTCGTGGGCATGGACCAGGACCAGCACAGTCCAGCAGAACACAGACAGTCTCTGCATCTGAATCGGCGGAAAGGAGGTAAAATCACATGTTTGCATTTGGATGAGCAAATAAATAAGCTGAGGGGTCATGGAGATTTTCTCTAAATTGCAATGAAATTATTGGAATGCATATTGTTTGTCATATTCAGTCAAATTCCTGTTTTTTGCTAAAACGTTTAGTCATACTAGGTTGACTTTCAGTTTCACTTGGTTAGAGGCAAAAGTTACAATTAGGACAGAATTTAATGCAATAAAATCCTAAAGATTCGTAATAATACTAACGATAATGAAAAGAAACACCAGCAGGTTTGTGCGTGTCTTACCTTGACAAGGATTTGAACCTTTCCTGAGGACagtgttgcaaatgttgcaagTGTTGTCTTGGACACGCCCATCTACAGTAGAAACCAGAAAGGCAGAATGGGAGGTGGCCATGCCCATATTAATGTCACTTCTGTTTTTACATGTAAACTACTGGAAATCATTAGCATACCATTTTTTGACTATTGGCAAATTGCTAACGTTTGGTGGATAAAAAAACGAATAATACCCGACTGCCTGCTGTGACATTATACTGGCATGCCTTTATTTTGAAGACCTGACTTTTCCGGCCACCGGATGTTTTGCTACGATGTTCCACGAGTGTTGTCGAGCAGACCGGAAGCTGTGCTGCTACGGCAGTACAGCAGATGATTTTCTGTcatgaaagtaaaaataagagaAGTATCGAAACATGAGGGCACTGGAAAAGAAGGGGGGAATACGGTAGTCTCTTGGGGGAAACAGAAGAGTTGAAAGGTATGCTTTTGTCTTTCTATAAATCACCTTTTGGCCGACTTGTTTACATGCAGCAGCCGCAATGTGCCATCCTAATCCTCGTCGTTAGGGGGCGGCACagagacagaaaaaaacatgcggAGTGGTGACATTTTAGCGCAGATATGTATAGCATACGGATGGGCCTTGTCTGCTGACTTAACACAGTGACAGCTGCCACAGTGTTGTATGTTACGATGATCTTCACAACGCGTGTGACTTTTCACTGCTTCTGATGAAAGCCAAGTCCACAATATGTTTGTGGGTCAAACCGCAATGTACGAACGGATTTGGCAGTAGCGGTGCGGAGCGCTGTAAACAATACATTCATATAATGGCTGAAGCTATTTTGCAACGAGGCGTAAGGCTACAGCTACAGTAATGGTGAGTAAACGGTGCATATGCTAGCtggctaacgttagcttagATGCTAGCTAGCTATTAGGAATATTTGGTACgtgtaaaaatgttgatttgtgTTGATCTCATTTTATTAGTGACTCAAACGTAAACATAATAATCAAAACACCTATGTAAGTGCCAATTTGATACGTTTGTGTATGTCGTGTTTTATCAGTGAAAGTAGCTAACCACGCTGATGAGAAGGGGAAAAGGACAGTGTGTGCATTATGTACACGATTCTAGCAAAAATCGACACACTCGTTCTGTGCAATTTGCAGTTAAACACTAACATGTCCTGTCCAATGTTCCGTTGATTTTTCTTGCAGGTGACGCGACTGTATATTTGAGTTTAATGTGAATTGACGCGATACATTGTGATGTGTCATAATAGCTGAAGGTGACCCGCTCCTTTGCTTGATCAGACATTCTTCACCTTGACTTTCCGGTGaagaataatagaataatatacCGTGtatcaaaaaaaatacacaaagacaCGATGATGCTTTCAGGACTGATGAAGCTCTGTGTGGCTGCTTGACGAGGTGGGTCTCATGGACGTCATTGATAAGCTATCACCACAAACCCAATCAACGGCTCCACCCACCTCTGCTAACTCACTGACTCCATTATGTTACAATAACATGCCTAGCTATTAGGACGCCTGATGGTTTTTACTTAACGACATGTAGGTGTGCAGCAACCTGTGCTTGACAAGGGTCAGTGAACGCCTCGGTgctgtgtctctttttttttttgggccaaCAGGTGGGCATGATGGCGGAGCGGGCTGCTGGTGGCGCATCGGCCGCCATCTCACCATTGCAGCAGATGCTGGCCTCCGGCACTGGCGCCCTCCTCACGTCTGTGTTTGGTGAGAGCGGAGACAAAAGACGGTTTGAGGGAGATGATGATGACGCTGCTGTGTTGACATTCGGTCATGTGATTGTTTGCAGTCACTCCCCTGGATGTGGTGAAGATCAGGCTGCAGGCTCAGCAGAGCCCCCTCCGTCAAGGTAGCGCCTCTTCTTCTCGGTCGTCGTCTTGTGGCTTTCGGTGGCTTTTTAACGGGCTTCTTTGACCGCACCTCTTCTCTTTTTGCTCCACCTTCACCTCCGCCGTGCCTCTGCTTTCTTTCCAAAGCTCTAACTAGTGAAGCCGCTCCCTGGGCTGCTGCTGTCACTCGCTCCTCCAAGTGTGAGTATCCCACTCACGGACGCCGCCACTCAGCTACGCCACACGGAAGAATTCATTTtttgaatacatatttttttttataaataatatagattaaaaataatagtatGGGTCTAACATAGCATTTGTAAAGTTGCCCCaatacatgcaaacttcacacagagatgccgagcGGAGAATCCAACCCGGGTCTTCCCCATCtcccgactgtgtggcctacatgcaaaccactctTTCACCGTGCGgcattattttctataatagtaacataaaaataataaaatcaataataaacaattaaaaataatagtagTACAGGTACACAGCTGTGCATATATTCACTCATAATACAtggtaataacataatataacaaattcttaaatatataatacaagtgtagcttgtattattaatgtatgtattcattaatatcttttcaatatattttattgtagtaaggaaatacaaaaaattaaattcattcattcattttctaccgcttttcctcacaagggtcgcggggggtgctggagcctatcccagctgtcttcgggcgtaaggcggggtacaccctagactggtggccagccaatcacagggcacatatagacaaacaaccattcacactcacattcatacctatggacaatttggagtggctaattaacctagcatgtttttggaatgtgggaggaaaccggagtacccggagtaaacccacgcatgcacggggagaacaaaaaattaaattaaaaaagtaaaataatagaaTGGGAGTACATATATTTgaccataaaaataataatttaataaagtcatatttttggaGAAAGCCAATAGTCCTCATCATAACCCACAATACTATAATACTAACAGGTTTTACTGTAGTAAAACTACTTTGTCTgcattgtttattgttgtattgtgcAGCTTCACACTCATTCTATTTGGACTTTCATCACTCAGAATTGTCTTCCTTCACTTCAATGTCCACCCTTCCCCCGCTCTGTTGATTAGCATGTGAAAGCGTTGCATTTTACTAATAATTGACACAATGAGGCTATTTTTATCAGCCATTCTGCAAAGTCTGAAGTCAAACTTTTGCCCTGCCTATGTTGtaacgcgtgtgtgtgtgtgtgtgtgtgtgtgtgtgtgtgtgtgtgtgtgccagggAGGTGTTTCCTGTACTGTAACGGGCTGATGGAGCACGTCTACGTGTGCCAGAATGGAAGCAGTTGCAGCAGCTGGTACAAAGCACCCACGCATTTCAGCGGCACGCTGGTCAGTTCTGGTCTTGTCATGATATGTTTGTGTTCCgtgagaaaaaagaaagacgCCACGCGTCAcccgtttgtttgttgtttgtgccGTTTGCAGGATGCGTTTGTGAAAATCTCCCGCCATGAAGGACTGAGGTCGTTGTGGAGTGGACTCCCGCCCACACTGTCAGTACCACACCACACATAACAAAAAGACATAACAAGCATAACAAAATGACATTCccaacatacaatacaacagTCACCGCCAACAACGGTttaaaaactgtgtgtgtgtgtgtttgtagcgTCATGGCCGTGCCCGCCACAGTCATCTACTTCACCTGCTACGACCAGCTGCGTGACTTCCTGAGATATGGCCtgggtttccatggcaaccacatCCCTCTCATTGCAGGGGGTCTCGCTAGGTGTAAGTCTgcaaaaacacatcaaataaTCATCGTGATGCGTTTACAGCCTGCGTGCTCATTTTTAATCACGCAATTGtggaatttgcataattggtcatgacacatttgcaaaaagtgagtaaaaaaaaaacacgaaaagTAAATGTATGTACAGAAGTACACATGATTGtatgtactgcatatacatatgtacaggACATAGAAGTACAAACTACTTCTGTcgcttttttgtcttttttaaatttttacaaacGAGATGGAGCCCTTAAAAATCCTGAAATTAGAATGGAAATCTTTTTGTACGTTTTCTTTTCATaacattgtgactttattgtcatatttcataCTTTTACTCAacttaatattccaaaaattccaactatatattgttctgttttttgccataataaaaaataacattttgtttgtaataagtcaactctatgctacttaaatgaaatgtttttcccTCATAAGTCATAAAAGGGCTACTTTTTTCTTGCTAGAATATGACtactaattaattatattattattatattttatttcaacttgTTTATATGTTTTCTTCTTTGAATTATGAAATGAGTCCCATTATATTTAccctttattgttgtaatattagaatatttcAACCTAGTGctactaaaaatgtaatttatttacatttttggaatattaataattctactaaaattacaacttttctgTCTGGATGagttaatatgaatattttgacttcattcttgcaaaattactgcagaggtttccattttttgctgttttttttttattgctattttaattgtatttttagaatgcaccACGGGCCCCAAATGGCCCCCACATGGACGCCACTGATTAAAGCATCAACCACCTTCCCCGGCTAATATTGGtcttgtattcttgtgtgtgtcaGTGGGGGCTGTGACGGTCATCAGCCCCCTGGAGCTGATCAGGACCAAGATGCAGTCTCGCCGCCTCACCTACGGTGAGCTGCGGGTGTGCATACGCAGCGCCGTGGCCCAGGACGGCCTGCTCTCGCTGTGGCGGGGCTGGGGTCCCACCGTGCTCCGAGACGTCCCCTTTTCCGGTGAGAGCAAGcacataattacataaaaaaaaaaacacaatgtgtttATGTTGCTGGTTTTCTGCGTGTAGCAATTTACTGGTTCAACTACGAACTGGTGAAAGCTGCCCTGTGTGAACGATCCCAAACATCTCAAGCAAACTTCTCCATCAGCTTCACTGCTGGAGCCGCATCCGGAGCCGTGAGCATTCCACACATACACGCTTTACTTTTCACATCCACACTGCCTCCTCAATCATAATGACCGCCATCCAGGTCGCCGCCATCTTGACTCTGCCGTTCGACGTGGTGAAGACTCGCAGGCAGATCCAGCTTGGAGAGATGGACGCACTGGGCGGTACGTTCACGTGCACTGGGAATTTTTGAGTTGATATCAAAACATTGGAATTGTCCTTGTTGTTCCCTCTAGTGCCGTTCAAAAAGACCTCATCCACGTGGACCATCATGAAGGAAATCTGGAGAGAAGTGGGCTACAGGGGTCTCTTTGCAGGTACGCATCAACGCCTCATTCAAAtgcatcttcttcttcatgagCTCAAAATGTCCGCTGGCAGGTTTCATGCCCAGGGTGATCAAAGTGGCGCCCGCCTGTGCCGTCATGATCAGCACCTACGAGTTCGGAAAGGCCTTTTTCCAGAAAATCAACTACGATCGGGAATGCGTGGTGTCATAAAGGAAGGCCGGGAATCTCTGCTGCAGCATTTTGTGGATCGGAAGACGAAACGCTGGACTGAACTGATCAAACTGAGAACACAGACTTTGTGTTTTTTAGTACATGCGTCCTGGTCCAGGTTCACAGCGGGGAGGCCTACGGACTGCATTCCGCTGATCAGGATGTCATTGATGTACTCTAAATGTTCAACTCCAGCATCCGGAAATTGCTTTCATTAACGTTCAGTCAGGCTTGGACTGACGCAATGCCTCATGGGAAGTCCATGATGAAAGCCTGACTGAGCACACAAGCATGTTTCATGGTCTGAAGACCAACATGGCACCACCTGGTTCTTCTTAAGTCTGCTaaatatttttggacttttgTCTACTGGGTAGATTAATgaccttgtttgtgtttttgtttttatggagCAACGTCAGGTGTCTGTGGAATGTATGCATGTTTTCATGATGTGTCTGAAACAAAGCCATATTCAACCTCTCCTGTGACTGAAAcaaaatgaatgacaatattatCAGAGGGCATTTTTCTAAAACATCCTCAGAGCTTCAGAAAAATCATTTTTCAGTCTGGTAACGGATGGGAAATTAGATAAGAAATAGTACATCACTGTCATGAAatacttttcttttttatttccaattaaattgtattagtcAACAAAACAGATTGTCCTATTTGTAAAAGGTATGCACATACATGCGAATACAGATGTACAGGATCACAACTTTATAAATACTGTACCTTactgatacatacagtatttttatagCCTTGACTAGCGCCTGTGTTGAGAAACTACTCTACATTacgagtatttttttaatgcactgaACAGCACCAGTGTGGTTATGAAGCTAAACAGCGACACTTAGTGGCCATTGTTTGTTAAATACACCTCAGGCATTAAATAGAAGAAGCAGAGGTCCCGTTGAGTCTCGCGAGATATAGTTGCCTATTTAAATGTAGTGCACGGATAGCGAGACCTCTTTCATTCGGACTGGAGACAAAATGGTGAGTCAGAAAGTCCTGGGCACCAAAGAAAGACAATCCATCGAATATCGCGAACATCTCATGCCTTAAATGCCTCCTGCCGGTTTACAACTATTATATGTTACTCGGTGGGGGTTTTAGTACTATTTTGTGaaagattttacatttttagtagTATTTTGTACAACGTGTAAGCTCGTGGACTAAAATGGCTTTATGCAAGTTATACATTTACTTTAAGCCTGTTCCTTATGAAGAAATGAACAATGATTTGGTGGGAAAACGCTTCCATACCTACAAGTTTTGACTGAAATCGCCGTTTGATTTTATACTGAcgtatgctagcatgctaacatcgtGGGTAAATGCTAGCTTGGCAGCGGCTAAGGCCGACCCTCGCGTTAGGTTAGCTTGTAGTCACCGATCAAAACTAAGCCCATTAAACAAGGTTTTAATATTATCACCTCCTTTACAGTCCCACCGCAAGTTCTCGGCTCCTCGCCACGGCTCTTTGGGCTTCTTGCCCCGCAAGAGAAGTAGTCGCCACCGGGGTAAGGTCAAGAGCTTCCCCAAGGATGACCCAAGCAAGCCGGTTCATCTGACCGCCTTCCTGGGCTACAAGGCTGGTATGACTCACATTGTCCGTGAGGTGGACAGACCTGGATCAAGTGAGTTTGCCTTTTTTGGTTACTTTATCACATTAATAGTTGTGGTTCTGTCTGTGATGAGACCCTCGACGGGCGGACAGAATGGGTTTATACCCCCTTGCTGAATGTCGAGTCCTGAGCGTGCAATTAGCATCTAGGACTGCTTATCATGCACGTTTTATTGACTGAAAGCTAAGCAGGGCTCATCCTCTTGCAGAGGTGAACAAGAAGGAAGTAGTTGAGGCTGTGACCATCGTGGAGACTCCTCCCATGATTGTGGTGGGAGTTACGGGCTACGTTAACACCCCCCGTGGTCTGCGCTCCTTCAAGACCGTCTTTGCCGAGCACATGAGCGACGAGTGCAAGCGCCGATTCTACAAGAACTGGTGAGTTGCTACGACACAAAGGTGCATGAAGCAGACGTTAGGGGGCCAGTGGAGATGTTCTCGCTGAGTCTAACAGAACGGTGGCCTTTGTGGCAGCTCCGCTCGGGCGCCTTCTGCCCTGATGAGCTCCGGGCTCCTCTGGCCAGTGGAAAGTTCTGCTTAGAAGCTGCGCCATGAGCCGAAATCCTCATTGGCTGGTGCGCCTCATTGTGAGGGCGATCAGCTGGGCGCTGTGTTCTTCCTCTGACCTGTTGAGGTCATGAAGGGCCCGTCGCCAACCCTTTTGTGCTCTCTTCCCGGCGGCGCCGCACGCACTCAGGTACAAGTCCAAGAAGAAGGCCTTCACAAAGTACAGCAagaagtggcaggatgaggaaGGCAAGAAGCAGCTGGAGAAGGACTTTGCTTCCATGAAGAAGTACTGCGAGGTCATCCGCATCATTGCTCACACACAGGTGAGTTAGCAGCCCACGGTCGTAGCCGCCACTACCTGCTTTGTCGTCTGTGACGAGACCATGGAACTCTGCGTCAGGCATGGCGCCTGATACCGATGAGGAATACCTTCCACGCTGCCTTCCTTCTGAGACTGCCCTGCCATGCCGCACCAGCCGCATGCCCCTCCCGCTGTCGTCCATGCTAACGTCTTGCCGTGTTTGCAGATGCGTCTGCTGCCTCTGAAGCAGAAGAAGTCCCACGTGATGGAGGTGCAGCTCAACGGCGGCTCCATCGCCGACAAAGTGGACTGGGCCCGTGAGAAGCTGGAGCAGGCAGTGCCCATCAACACTGTCTTCACCCAGGATGAGATGATTGACGTCATCGGGGTCACAAAGGGACACGGCTACAAAGGTAACTTCCTTCATTGCTGCACCAATCCTGTGAAAGTCGGTTTTTAAAgggtaaataaataattgtactGGTTGGTGGCGGCACATCCAGTAAATAAGCGTCCGACTGTTAATGCTCCCGTTTATGTAACCTAAGTGTCTCATGCCAGGCGTGACCAGCCGTTGGCACACCAAGAAGCTTCCTCGCAAGACCCATCGTGGTCTGCGTAAGGTGGCCTGCATCGGTGCCTGGCATCCCGCCCGTGTGGCCTTCTCTGTGGCCCGCGCTGGCCAGAAGGGATACCACCACCGCACGGAGATCAACAAGAAGGTATGGTTTTATCCGACACAAATGGTTTCAAACGTGCTGGCAATAGTGGCgtgatggctttttttttgtttcgtgAAGATTTACAAGATCGGTCAGGGCTACCACCAGAAGGATGGCAAGCTGGTGAAGAACAATGCTTCTACAGAGTACGATCTGTCAAACAAGAGCATCAACCCTCTGGTCAGTAGTgatggctttttaaaaaaaattggtataTCCCAAATATACATGTCTGACATGTTGTAATGTGCCCAATAGGGTGGATTTGTCCACTATGGAGAAGTTACCAATGACTTTGTCATGGTGAAGGGATGTGTGGTAGGAACCAAGAAGAGGGTTCTGACTCTGCGTAAGGTGAGGCCaacactttttaaatatttcattctgTCCTGTCCAAATTAATATTTACCGTTTGCTTTCTAGTCCTTGCTGGTGCAGACAAGCCGTCGTGCCTTGGAGAAGATCGACCTCAAGTTCATCGACACCACCTCCAAGTTTGGTCACGGCCGCTTCCAGACTGTGGAGGAGAAGAAGGCGTTCATGgtaggaatttgtttttttttgtgtgcttccAAGAGTTGCATCATAGCCGCACTGTTCGTAACCTGGTTCAGTGTTCAGTGTGAACTCTGGTTCCATTCCAGTGCGAGAGGAAGCTCCAGTGAGGCAGGGGAGCGGTACCCCTTTTGTGCCGACTCCCTGTTCACTCTCTGGAAACATCTAGCCACTAACTACCTTTTTAAACTAATCCGTTATTTCCGTTTGTCCACAGGGACCGCTCAAGAAGGACCGCCTTTCCAAGGAGGAGACTGCCTAAAGTCTGCAAACTGTCCTTTTATGCAgagtcaaataaaaatacaaaaacatttcagTCTCTGATGCGTCCTAAATTAGTGTTCCAGTATCTCATACGGAGTCTATGATGTATGCTCCATTAGTGGAATGTTACTAAAACTctgtacaaatatataaaatataatttaaagggccctttttgtattgagttgtgggctccagTAGAGCCGCTATACATGATACAGCTGGATTTCCTTAGATTGCCAAAACTTGGGtaattcattccacccacggccccgcctccaggcacacccattGCAGATTGGTCCCACTCTGGTACCAGGCACTCCTATATAAGGCAGGATGGAGCTGGTAAATTCTCACAAGACTGACGTCTGAGTCCGTGTTAAAAGGAAaaatctgaaactgagcgtttagGCCTCGCTTCCAAAATATGCAAACTGAAACTTTGGACAATGTTTAACACAATACAACACCTATAAGTCAGGAAAGTGGGAAAAGCGTAATGGGTCCCCTT comes from Doryrhamphus excisus isolate RoL2022-K1 chromosome 15, RoL_Dexc_1.0, whole genome shotgun sequence and encodes:
- the slc25a39 gene encoding probable mitochondrial glutathione transporter SLC25A39 isoform X1, encoding MVGMMAERAAGGASAAISPLQQMLASGTGALLTSVFVTPLDVVKIRLQAQQSPLRQALTSEAAPWAAAVTRSSKWRCFLYCNGLMEHVYVCQNGSSCSSWYKAPTHFSGTLDAFVKISRHEGLRSLWSGLPPTLVMAVPATVIYFTCYDQLRDFLRYGLGFHGNHIPLIAGGLARLGAVTVISPLELIRTKMQSRRLTYGELRVCIRSAVAQDGLLSLWRGWGPTVLRDVPFSAIYWFNYELVKAALCERSQTSQANFSISFTAGAASGAVAAILTLPFDVVKTRRQIQLGEMDALGVPFKKTSSTWTIMKEIWREVGYRGLFAGFMPRVIKVAPACAVMISTYEFGKAFFQKINYDRECVVS
- the slc25a39 gene encoding probable mitochondrial glutathione transporter SLC25A39 isoform X3 gives rise to the protein MVGMMAERAAGGASAAISPLQQMLASGTGALLTSVFVTPLDVVKIRLQAQQSPLRQGRCFLYCNGLMEHVYVCQNGSSCSSWYKAPTHFSGTLDAFVKISRHEGLRSLWSGLPPTLVMAVPATVIYFTCYDQLRDFLRYGLGFHGNHIPLIAGGLARLGAVTVISPLELIRTKMQSRRLTYGELRVCIRSAVAQDGLLSLWRGWGPTVLRDVPFSAIYWFNYELVKAALCERSQTSQANFSISFTAGAASGAVAAILTLPFDVVKTRRQIQLGEMDALGVPFKKTSSTWTIMKEIWREVGYRGLFAGFMPRVIKVAPACAVMISTYEFGKAFFQKINYDRECVVS
- the slc25a39 gene encoding probable mitochondrial glutathione transporter SLC25A39 isoform X2, yielding MMAERAAGGASAAISPLQQMLASGTGALLTSVFVTPLDVVKIRLQAQQSPLRQALTSEAAPWAAAVTRSSKWRCFLYCNGLMEHVYVCQNGSSCSSWYKAPTHFSGTLDAFVKISRHEGLRSLWSGLPPTLVMAVPATVIYFTCYDQLRDFLRYGLGFHGNHIPLIAGGLARLGAVTVISPLELIRTKMQSRRLTYGELRVCIRSAVAQDGLLSLWRGWGPTVLRDVPFSAIYWFNYELVKAALCERSQTSQANFSISFTAGAASGAVAAILTLPFDVVKTRRQIQLGEMDALGVPFKKTSSTWTIMKEIWREVGYRGLFAGFMPRVIKVAPACAVMISTYEFGKAFFQKINYDRECVVS
- the rpl3 gene encoding 60S ribosomal protein L3, with product MSHRKFSAPRHGSLGFLPRKRSSRHRGKVKSFPKDDPSKPVHLTAFLGYKAGMTHIVREVDRPGSKVNKKEVVEAVTIVETPPMIVVGVTGYVNTPRGLRSFKTVFAEHMSDECKRRFYKNWYKSKKKAFTKYSKKWQDEEGKKQLEKDFASMKKYCEVIRIIAHTQMRLLPLKQKKSHVMEVQLNGGSIADKVDWAREKLEQAVPINTVFTQDEMIDVIGVTKGHGYKGVTSRWHTKKLPRKTHRGLRKVACIGAWHPARVAFSVARAGQKGYHHRTEINKKIYKIGQGYHQKDGKLVKNNASTEYDLSNKSINPLGGFVHYGEVTNDFVMVKGCVVGTKKRVLTLRKSLLVQTSRRALEKIDLKFIDTTSKFGHGRFQTVEEKKAFMGPLKKDRLSKEETA